One Streptomyces lincolnensis genomic region harbors:
- a CDS encoding endonuclease I family protein — protein MLATGIRSWKSVALTTAAVLVGLAAPVVTTTPAAATTTAYDSTYYKNAIGKTGTSLKSSLHTIITPQTKLSYSAVWDALKVTDQDPNNSNNVILLYSGASRSKSLNGGDVGDWNREHTWAKSHGDFGEVTGPGTDLHHLRPCDVTINSTRGNLDFDNGGSSVTNGGGSTVDSDSFAPRAADRGDVARMILYMAVRYEGDDGFADLEPNEKVGNGSNPYMGKLAVLKAWNEADPPSAFEEKRNQVIYDTYQKNRNPFIDHPEWVEAIW, from the coding sequence ATGCTGGCGACAGGCATACGGAGCTGGAAGTCGGTGGCGCTGACCACCGCCGCCGTGCTGGTCGGGCTCGCCGCCCCGGTCGTGACCACGACCCCGGCCGCGGCCACGACGACCGCGTACGACTCGACGTACTACAAGAACGCGATCGGCAAGACCGGTACGAGCCTCAAGTCCTCGCTGCACACGATCATCACGCCCCAGACGAAGCTCTCGTACTCGGCCGTCTGGGACGCGCTCAAGGTCACCGACCAGGACCCGAACAACAGCAACAACGTGATCCTGCTGTACAGCGGTGCCTCGCGCAGCAAGTCCCTCAACGGCGGCGACGTCGGCGACTGGAACCGCGAGCACACCTGGGCCAAGTCCCACGGCGACTTCGGCGAGGTGACCGGCCCCGGCACCGACCTGCACCACCTGCGCCCCTGCGACGTGACGATCAACAGCACCCGGGGCAACCTGGACTTCGACAACGGCGGCAGCTCCGTCACCAACGGCGGCGGCAGCACCGTCGACTCCGACTCCTTCGCGCCGCGCGCCGCGGACCGGGGTGACGTGGCCCGCATGATCCTCTACATGGCCGTGCGCTACGAGGGCGACGACGGCTTCGCCGACCTGGAGCCCAACGAGAAGGTCGGCAACGGCTCCAACCCCTACATGGGCAAGCTCGCCGTCCTCAAGGCGTGGAACGAGGCGGACCCGCCGAGCGCCTTCGAGGAGAAGCGCAACCAGGTCATCTACGACACCTACCAGAAGAACCGCAACCCGTTCATCGACCACCCGGAGTGGGTCGAGGCGATCTGGTAG
- a CDS encoding thiamine pyrophosphate-binding protein, translating to MTHDHDLVLRPTEAQMSAALNPPPGRNGGDLVVETLAGLGATTVFGLPGQHALGMFDALRRSDLRYIGLRVENNAGFAADAYGRVTGEAAPLLLSTGPGALTSLAALQEAAAASAPILAISSQVPTAGLGGGRHGYLHELPDQAASFRGVVKSVHTVRAQSQIPSAIEAAWKSALTAPHGPVWVEIPQDVLLAETSIPVVTGGDAFPEELPPRPELTAVAADLLSRAARPAIIAGGGVVRADASGKLRRLAETLQAPVVTTPGGKGAFPWTHPLSLQSWIEDRHTTDFLEDADVLLVVGSGLGELSSNYHTFKPRGRVVQIEADLGKLESNHPALGIHADARLALQALLETVSPRQDTEAPERVREVLTRVADRIADQELTLEQQVLASVRAALPADSPSFWDMTILAYWAWSAFDAKGPNHMHSAQGSGGLGYGFPAALGAAVADPTRPVLAVSGDGGALYSIAELATARQYDLNVTWLIVDDGGYGILREYMTDAFGETTATELTRPDYVALAESFGVPGVRTTPETLSDDLSKALGAPGPSVVVLPAVLRMFAATHLGE from the coding sequence GTGACTCACGACCACGACCTGGTGCTCCGTCCGACGGAGGCGCAGATGTCCGCTGCTCTCAACCCTCCTCCCGGCCGCAACGGCGGAGACCTGGTCGTGGAGACGCTGGCCGGGCTCGGCGCGACGACCGTCTTCGGTCTGCCCGGCCAGCACGCGCTGGGCATGTTCGACGCGCTGCGCCGCTCCGACCTGAGGTACATCGGCCTGCGGGTGGAGAACAACGCGGGCTTCGCGGCGGACGCGTACGGGCGGGTGACGGGGGAGGCGGCGCCCTTGCTGCTGTCCACGGGCCCGGGCGCGCTGACCTCGCTGGCGGCGCTCCAGGAGGCGGCTGCCGCTTCGGCTCCCATCCTCGCCATCAGCAGCCAGGTCCCGACGGCCGGCCTGGGCGGCGGCCGCCACGGCTACCTCCACGAACTCCCTGACCAGGCGGCCTCGTTCCGGGGTGTGGTGAAGTCGGTCCACACCGTCCGCGCCCAGTCCCAGATCCCGTCCGCGATCGAGGCGGCCTGGAAGTCGGCCCTGACCGCTCCGCACGGCCCGGTGTGGGTGGAGATCCCGCAGGACGTGCTCCTCGCGGAGACCTCGATCCCGGTGGTGACGGGCGGCGACGCCTTCCCCGAGGAGCTGCCCCCGCGCCCCGAACTGACCGCCGTGGCGGCCGACCTGCTGTCACGCGCGGCCCGACCGGCGATCATCGCGGGCGGTGGAGTGGTACGGGCGGACGCGTCCGGCAAGCTGCGGCGGCTGGCGGAGACGCTTCAGGCGCCCGTCGTCACGACCCCCGGCGGCAAGGGCGCGTTCCCCTGGACGCATCCCCTCTCCCTCCAGTCCTGGATCGAGGACCGCCACACCACGGACTTCCTGGAGGACGCGGACGTCCTGCTGGTGGTGGGCTCGGGCCTGGGCGAACTGTCCTCCAACTACCACACGTTCAAGCCGCGCGGCCGGGTCGTCCAGATCGAGGCCGACCTCGGCAAGCTGGAGTCCAACCACCCGGCACTCGGCATCCACGCGGACGCGCGGCTCGCGTTGCAGGCGCTGCTTGAGACGGTGTCACCGAGGCAGGACACGGAGGCTCCGGAGCGTGTGCGTGAGGTGCTGACCCGCGTTGCGGACCGCATCGCCGACCAGGAACTCACCCTGGAACAACAGGTGCTGGCCTCGGTCCGGGCGGCCCTCCCGGCCGACTCCCCGTCCTTCTGGGACATGACCATCCTCGCCTACTGGGCCTGGTCCGCCTTCGACGCCAAGGGCCCCAACCACATGCACTCCGCCCAGGGTTCGGGCGGCCTCGGCTACGGCTTCCCGGCGGCGCTGGGTGCGGCGGTCGCGGATCCGACGCGTCCGGTCCTGGCGGTCTCGGGCGACGGCGGGGCTCTCTACTCCATCGCCGAACTGGCCACCGCCCGCCAGTACGACCTGAACGTCACCTGGCTCATCGTCGACGACGGCGGCTACGGCATCCTCCGCGAGTACATGACCGACGCCTTCGGCGAAACCACCGCGACCGAACTGACCCGGCCGGACTATGTCGCCCTGGCCGAGTCCTTCGGCGTCCCCGGGGTCCGCACGACCCCGGAGACGCTGTCGGACGACCTGTCGAAGGCGCTCGGGGCGCCGGGGCCTTCGGTGGTGGTTCTGCCGGCGGTGTTGCGGATGTTCGCGGCTACGCACCTGGGGGAGTGA
- a CDS encoding glycosyltransferase family 39 protein produces the protein MTSATDPRPHPTVTPDPPPPAPPAASPDRAPRWSLPALLAILALAAVLYSWNLSGSGLNSFYSSAIYSGTQSWKAWFFGSLDAGNFLTVDKPPFALMVMGLSCRVFGFGTWQMMLPEVGAALGTIWILHSSVKRAFGHAAAAIAALVLALTPITVAINRDNNPDTILVLLMVGGAALALRATRDDRLLPLIGSAVCFGLAFNTKMLQGYIALPAVFAVYVYASKLGWRKKAVNLALAALALAVASFWWATAVSLVPADDRPYIGGSTDGSAWNLIMGYNGLGRVLGGEGNGGGGGGGGGGGGGGTFAGTAGIGRMFNDVLGGQISWLIPFAGIALVAGLVRCGRAPRTDVTRAALVLWGGWLVLHYLTFALAEGTMHPYYTTALAPGIAALCGGGGVLLWRAFRSGDARWSWVLPAGLAVTGVWAIVLLRRASGWNTWLWPTVAVVMVLATVGLFAFRAAGSGTRARLLAASVVAAVVAALAGPTAYAASPAFASSTGGGMGGTNPTAGPSTGGGMGGPGGGGGRSGFGGNGGGPGGQQDGTRQGGQANGEFPGGGGTAPGGQNGESGTAPGGPGSTSGGPRGMGGGGGMGGTVDSALISYLEKHQDGATWLLAVSNSQSAGQLILSTHKPVISMWGFTGSDKAMTLTRLKELVKKGELHYIQLGGGGMGGNSSLNQEITAWVQKNGTAVKASDYGTGNSSTSESASASNTNTSTVYRLDPSDVS, from the coding sequence GTGACATCAGCCACCGATCCCCGCCCCCACCCGACCGTGACCCCCGACCCGCCCCCGCCGGCCCCACCCGCGGCCTCCCCGGACAGGGCACCCCGCTGGTCGCTGCCCGCGCTGCTCGCGATCCTGGCGCTGGCGGCGGTGCTCTACTCCTGGAACCTGTCCGGGTCCGGCCTCAACAGCTTCTACAGCTCGGCCATCTACAGCGGTACGCAGAGCTGGAAGGCGTGGTTCTTCGGCTCGCTCGACGCGGGGAACTTCCTCACCGTCGACAAGCCCCCGTTCGCGCTGATGGTCATGGGGCTGTCGTGCCGTGTGTTCGGCTTCGGCACCTGGCAGATGATGCTGCCCGAGGTCGGGGCCGCGCTGGGCACGATCTGGATCCTGCACTCCTCGGTGAAGCGGGCCTTCGGGCACGCGGCGGCCGCGATCGCCGCGCTCGTCCTCGCGCTCACCCCGATCACGGTCGCGATCAACCGGGACAACAACCCCGACACGATCCTGGTGCTGCTGATGGTCGGCGGCGCGGCCCTCGCCCTGCGCGCCACCCGCGACGACAGGCTGCTGCCGCTCATCGGTTCCGCGGTCTGCTTCGGGCTCGCCTTCAACACCAAGATGCTCCAGGGCTACATCGCCCTGCCCGCCGTCTTCGCCGTGTACGTCTACGCCTCGAAGCTCGGCTGGCGGAAGAAGGCCGTCAACCTGGCCCTGGCGGCTCTCGCGCTGGCCGTCGCCAGCTTCTGGTGGGCGACGGCCGTGTCCCTGGTGCCCGCCGACGACCGGCCGTACATCGGCGGCTCGACCGACGGCAGCGCCTGGAACCTGATCATGGGCTACAACGGCCTGGGCCGGGTCCTGGGCGGCGAGGGCAACGGCGGAGGAGGCGGGGGCGGAGGAGGCGGTGGAGGCGGAGGCACCTTCGCCGGTACCGCGGGCATCGGCCGGATGTTCAACGACGTCCTCGGCGGCCAGATCTCCTGGCTGATCCCCTTCGCCGGCATCGCGCTCGTCGCCGGCCTGGTGCGGTGCGGGCGGGCCCCGCGCACCGACGTCACGCGGGCCGCCCTGGTGCTGTGGGGCGGCTGGCTGGTGCTGCACTACCTGACCTTCGCCCTGGCCGAGGGCACCATGCACCCGTACTACACGACCGCGCTCGCGCCGGGCATCGCGGCGCTGTGCGGTGGCGGCGGGGTGCTGCTGTGGCGCGCCTTCCGCTCCGGTGACGCTCGCTGGTCGTGGGTGCTGCCCGCCGGGCTCGCGGTCACGGGCGTCTGGGCGATCGTGCTGCTGCGCCGGGCGAGCGGCTGGAACACCTGGCTGTGGCCGACGGTGGCCGTGGTCATGGTCCTGGCGACGGTGGGGCTGTTCGCCTTCCGCGCCGCGGGCTCCGGCACCAGGGCGCGGCTGCTGGCCGCGTCCGTCGTCGCGGCGGTCGTGGCGGCGCTCGCGGGTCCGACGGCGTACGCCGCGTCCCCGGCCTTCGCCTCCTCCACGGGCGGGGGCATGGGAGGCACCAACCCGACGGCGGGCCCGTCGACCGGCGGCGGCATGGGTGGTCCCGGTGGCGGCGGTGGCCGGAGCGGCTTCGGCGGCAACGGCGGCGGCCCCGGCGGCCAGCAGGACGGCACCCGGCAGGGCGGCCAGGCGAACGGAGAGTTCCCGGGCGGCGGCGGCACGGCCCCCGGCGGCCAGAACGGCGAGTCCGGTACGGCTCCTGGCGGCCCCGGAAGCACGAGCGGTGGCCCCCGCGGCATGGGCGGCGGTGGCGGCATGGGCGGCACCGTCGACAGCGCGCTGATCTCCTACCTGGAGAAGCACCAGGACGGCGCCACCTGGCTGCTCGCGGTGTCCAACTCGCAGAGCGCGGGCCAGTTGATCCTGAGCACCCACAAGCCCGTCATCTCCATGTGGGGCTTCACCGGCTCCGACAAGGCGATGACGCTCACCAGGCTCAAGGAGCTGGTGAAGAAGGGCGAGCTGCACTACATCCAGCTCGGCGGTGGCGGAATGGGCGGCAACAGCAGCCTCAACCAGGAGATCACCGCCTGGGTGCAGAAGAACGGCACGGCGGTGAAGGCGAGCGACTACGGCACGGGCAACAGCTCGACGTCGGAGTCGGCTTCCGCGTCGAACACGAACACGTCGACGGTCTACCGCCTGGACCCCTCGGACGTCAGCTGA
- a CDS encoding serine hydrolase — MTNGISRRARWVAGGALVACVVAATPAQAAAAPAVSCTSAKAGLAAKLKKDITAALANRKGTIAVGLYDRSTNTTCSLRASTAFDSASVVKVTVLAALLWDAKKHNRYLTDTEASLAKAMITKSDNAATSKLWKQLGMTKIKGFLTAAGMTQTKPGANGYWGLTQITVTDEQKLLKLITAKNAVLSDNARAYILKLMSQVVSSQRWGTPYGVPSGVTVALKNGWLSRASNGWRVHSIGAFKGRGHDYVITVLTHGNSTMDYGKSTIQGVSKVIHKDLAAS; from the coding sequence ATGACCAACGGGATATCCAGACGTGCGAGATGGGTCGCCGGGGGCGCGCTCGTCGCATGTGTCGTCGCCGCCACGCCCGCCCAGGCCGCCGCCGCACCGGCCGTCAGCTGCACGTCCGCCAAGGCGGGCCTCGCCGCCAAGCTGAAGAAGGACATCACCGCGGCCCTCGCGAACCGCAAGGGCACGATCGCGGTCGGCCTCTACGACCGCAGCACCAACACCACCTGCTCGCTGAGGGCGTCCACCGCCTTCGACTCCGCGAGCGTCGTCAAGGTCACCGTCCTCGCCGCGCTGCTGTGGGACGCGAAGAAGCACAACCGGTACCTGACCGACACCGAGGCCTCACTCGCCAAGGCCATGATCACCAAGTCGGACAACGCGGCCACCAGCAAGCTCTGGAAGCAGCTGGGGATGACGAAGATCAAGGGCTTCCTCACCGCGGCCGGCATGACCCAGACCAAGCCCGGCGCGAACGGCTACTGGGGACTGACCCAGATCACCGTCACCGACGAGCAGAAGCTGCTCAAGCTGATCACCGCCAAGAACGCGGTCCTCAGCGACAACGCCCGCGCGTACATCCTGAAGCTGATGAGCCAGGTCGTCTCCTCGCAGCGCTGGGGAACACCGTACGGCGTGCCGTCCGGCGTCACCGTCGCCCTCAAGAACGGCTGGCTGTCACGGGCCTCCAACGGCTGGCGCGTCCACAGCATCGGCGCCTTCAAGGGCCGCGGCCACGACTACGTGATCACGGTGCTCACGCACGGCAACAGCACCATGGACTACGGCAAATCGACCATCCAGGGCGTCTCCAAGGTCATCCACAAGGACCTCGCCGCGAGCTGA
- a CDS encoding esterase-like activity of phytase family protein has protein sequence MRLRTVLATTTAALAAATCLSAAGPAGAVVRHHACSPSVSIDRFSDALDKTTYDDTFVGNLSALAVDKDGSLAALSDRSALFDLDARSLAPTSVVPLADESGAALDSEGLVVDRDGTRLITSETEPSIRRYSADGRILDRLPVPPSLRVAPAGRAVSNGTFEGLTLLPGGRTLLASMEYALSGDSPGLVRFQTWQRHGTSFRPGAQYAYPVDAGLGVPEVQATPDGRLLVLERGFTPGVGNTVRLYLADPRHATDTGGVENLTGQSGVRPIRKTLLTDLVTCPSLGATAKQPQPNPLLDNIEGMAITGYSKGRLKVLLVSDDNQNAVQTTRFSYLRVRI, from the coding sequence ATGCGCCTGAGAACCGTACTCGCGACCACCACCGCGGCCCTGGCGGCGGCCACCTGTCTGTCCGCCGCCGGGCCCGCCGGTGCCGTCGTGCGGCACCACGCCTGCTCCCCGTCCGTCTCCATCGACCGCTTCTCCGACGCGCTCGACAAGACGACGTACGACGACACCTTCGTCGGCAACCTCTCCGCGCTCGCGGTGGACAAGGACGGCTCGCTCGCCGCCCTCTCCGACCGCTCCGCGCTCTTCGACCTGGACGCCAGGAGCCTCGCGCCGACGTCCGTGGTCCCGCTCGCCGACGAGAGCGGCGCGGCGCTCGACTCCGAGGGCCTGGTCGTCGACCGGGACGGCACCCGGCTGATCACCTCCGAGACCGAGCCCTCGATCCGCCGCTACTCGGCGGACGGCCGGATCCTCGACCGGCTCCCGGTCCCGCCGTCCCTCCGGGTCGCCCCGGCCGGCCGGGCCGTCTCCAACGGCACCTTCGAGGGCCTGACCCTGCTCCCCGGCGGCCGCACCCTGCTGGCGTCCATGGAGTACGCGCTCTCCGGCGACAGCCCGGGCCTCGTCCGCTTCCAGACCTGGCAGCGGCACGGCACGTCCTTCCGGCCCGGCGCCCAGTACGCCTACCCCGTCGACGCCGGGCTCGGCGTCCCCGAGGTCCAGGCCACCCCCGACGGCCGCCTCCTCGTCCTGGAACGCGGCTTCACCCCGGGCGTCGGCAACACAGTCCGCCTCTACCTCGCCGACCCGCGCCACGCCACGGACACCGGCGGTGTCGAGAACCTCACGGGCCAGAGCGGCGTACGCCCGATCAGGAAGACCCTGCTGACCGACCTCGTGACCTGCCCGTCACTGGGAGCGACCGCCAAGCAGCCCCAGCCGAACCCCCTGCTCGACAACATCGAGGGCATGGCGATCACGGGGTACTCGAAGGGCCGCCTGAAGGTACTGCTGGTCAGCGACGACAACCAGAACGCGGTGCAGACGACGCGGTTCTCTTACCTGCGCGTACGTATCTGA